A genome region from Variovorax paradoxus includes the following:
- a CDS encoding GntR family transcriptional regulator, giving the protein MPSLPSPTQPATITIAPLEVRSASLAEQAYERLRTLILDRQISAGSPLQEARLAEDLRISRTPMREALVRLAGEGLLVRRDARSYAVRALGTKEYFDCMRAREVIECEAIALAVGKITDAEIEALEVDIATLGGGEHSETEHWHFDDRFHLMIAKASGNVVFPRLVEELRVNARLFRLHSPLHRQPENHDEHGEIIRALHARDAERARVAMRDHLRSLQDDVRRALTE; this is encoded by the coding sequence ATGCCCAGCCTTCCCAGCCCCACGCAGCCCGCCACGATCACCATCGCACCCCTGGAGGTGCGGTCCGCCAGCCTGGCCGAGCAGGCCTACGAGCGGCTGCGCACGCTCATCCTCGACCGCCAGATCTCGGCCGGCAGTCCGCTGCAGGAAGCGCGGCTGGCCGAGGACCTGCGCATCTCGCGCACGCCGATGCGCGAGGCGCTCGTGAGGCTCGCCGGCGAAGGGCTGCTGGTGCGGCGCGACGCGCGCTCGTATGCCGTCCGCGCGCTGGGCACCAAGGAATACTTCGATTGCATGCGCGCGCGCGAAGTCATCGAGTGCGAGGCCATCGCGCTGGCCGTCGGCAAGATCACCGACGCCGAGATCGAGGCGCTCGAAGTCGACATCGCCACCCTCGGCGGCGGCGAGCACAGCGAGACCGAGCACTGGCACTTCGACGACCGCTTCCACCTGATGATCGCCAAGGCCAGCGGCAACGTGGTGTTTCCGCGGCTGGTGGAAGAGCTGCGCGTCAATGCGCGGCTGTTCCGCCTGCACAGCCCGTTGCACCGGCAGCCCGAGAACCATGACGAGCACGGCGAGATCATCCGCGCGCTCCATGCGCGCGACGCGGAACGCGCCCGCGTCGCCATGCGCGACCACCTGCGCAGCCTGCAGGACGACGTGCGGCGCGCACTGACCGAGTAG
- the hydA gene encoding dihydropyrimidinase, with translation MSTYDLILRNADIATAGDRYTADIGVRGGRICAIAQGLDASADREIDARGRLVTPGGVDGHCHFDQPTSDGSRFADDFLTGTRSAACGGTTTVLPFAAQQKGHSIQEAVDDYHRRAEGKAVIDYAFHLIVADATRDVTQRELPALIEKGYTSFKIYMTYDDLKLDDRQIIEVLATARRHGAMTMIHAENSDCIAWLTEQLLDAGLTAPRYHSSSRPMAVEREATHRAIALAELIDTPILIVHVSGREAVEQIHWARGRGLPIHAETCPQYLFLSAEDLGIDPDDPMHGARCICSPPPRDKANQQFIWNGLSSGLFTIFSSDHAPFNMGGSDGKRVAGDEASFDRIPNGIPGVETRLPLLMSEGVLQGRIDIHRFVELTATNPARLYGLYPRKGTIAVGSDADFVVWDVFAKGQEKRLTNDMLHHAVDYTPYEGMALRAWPGITVSRGRVVWEDGEFLAEPGSGQFLPCLRPRAPNDGNPLDKWL, from the coding sequence ATGAGCACCTACGACCTGATCCTGCGCAACGCCGACATCGCCACCGCGGGCGACCGCTACACCGCCGACATCGGCGTGCGCGGCGGGCGAATCTGCGCCATTGCGCAAGGCCTCGACGCGAGCGCCGACCGCGAGATCGATGCACGCGGCCGGCTGGTCACGCCCGGCGGCGTGGACGGCCACTGCCACTTCGACCAGCCCACCAGCGACGGCTCGCGCTTCGCGGACGACTTCCTCACCGGCACGCGCTCCGCGGCCTGCGGCGGCACCACCACCGTGCTGCCCTTCGCCGCGCAGCAGAAGGGCCACAGCATCCAGGAGGCGGTGGACGACTACCACCGCCGCGCCGAGGGCAAGGCCGTGATCGACTACGCCTTCCACCTGATCGTGGCCGATGCCACGCGCGACGTGACGCAGCGCGAGCTGCCCGCTCTGATCGAGAAGGGCTATACCTCCTTCAAGATCTACATGACCTACGACGACCTGAAGCTGGACGACCGCCAGATCATCGAGGTGCTGGCCACCGCGCGGCGCCACGGCGCGATGACGATGATCCACGCCGAAAACAGCGACTGCATCGCCTGGCTCACCGAGCAGCTGCTCGACGCCGGCCTCACCGCGCCGCGCTACCACAGCAGCTCGCGGCCGATGGCGGTCGAGCGCGAGGCCACGCACCGCGCCATCGCACTGGCGGAACTCATCGACACGCCGATCCTGATCGTGCACGTGTCGGGCCGCGAGGCCGTCGAGCAGATCCACTGGGCGCGCGGCCGCGGACTGCCGATCCATGCGGAGACCTGCCCGCAATACCTGTTCCTGAGCGCCGAGGACCTGGGCATCGACCCGGACGATCCGATGCACGGCGCGCGCTGCATCTGCAGCCCGCCGCCGCGCGACAAGGCGAACCAGCAGTTCATCTGGAACGGGCTGTCGAGCGGGCTCTTCACCATCTTCTCGTCCGACCACGCACCGTTCAACATGGGCGGCAGCGACGGCAAGCGCGTGGCCGGTGACGAGGCCTCGTTCGACCGCATCCCCAACGGCATTCCCGGCGTGGAAACCCGCCTGCCGCTGCTCATGAGCGAGGGCGTGCTCCAGGGGCGCATCGACATCCACCGTTTCGTCGAACTCACCGCCACCAACCCGGCGCGCCTGTACGGCCTGTACCCGCGCAAGGGCACCATCGCGGTGGGCAGTGACGCCGACTTCGTGGTGTGGGACGTGTTCGCCAAGGGGCAGGAGAAGCGCCTCACCAACGACATGCTCCACCACGCCGTCGACTACACGCCGTACGAAGGCATGGCGCTGCGCGCCTGGCCGGGCATCACCGTCTCGCGTGGTCGCGTGGTGTGGGAAGACGGCGAATTCCTGGCCGAACCCGGCTCGGGCCAGTTCCTGCCGTGCCTGCGGCCGCGCGCGCCCAACGACGGCAATCCGCTGGACAAATGGCTCTGA